The following are encoded together in the Coregonus clupeaformis isolate EN_2021a chromosome 24, ASM2061545v1, whole genome shotgun sequence genome:
- the LOC121538553 gene encoding serine/threonine-protein kinase fray2 produces the protein MNPSPDRGKECLPPKKRESRQGSVDQRPPLDEFKPPAAPLRTRPASSSGRGEGGRESSDGALTNPHSLLPSPPPPLPPPGIPLPLPWQLAYPPSIPLPFLPGQVGEMRGSGSPSWRDDPIPAPLPHHSRWLRGEIPVPLPPSSSSSSFKSPFPADSREMWSYFNTGRRDYSSSLFSQSHQFIQPSLYPHDFSMTEGRHRYVGKRPNGLDGLGSRTASASRVVPPSGEYGNEPSGRARLGGSLHCSHANGRRRHQEDPMGRSQPVAVFRDSRALPPEGPDSHSSLQERDPCGKPKPGSLTLIPSRPQPHRADPRAGRGELLDPLGGSPAKAQIYYSLGSMYSTLQPSHLSPQAQPYPLYSPSGSPQYGLHTMRNSQHSPQGQPNSHGTESDREREQERDRERDRKQEQDREREHERDRDNREREHERDRDNREREHERDRDNRERDSERDRDKISGDLSPGQQYSRPRASPLLPHSAASPPAPQPHHNPPALLPHFAKGSLIELAGGRLKRVEELRTEDFLRSANTSPEFHLSTCTVLLIAPSDTHGFNHLQVLLTDRNTQELLTVLVEYPFFVRDRGWSSCCPQRTSQLYGLSCRQLSEGDICLALTPSHTPRTHTHSHTRTAPRGHRTHTRARVGASTHREDMPPPPPPPPLPHLSPALAPPPLPPPPADPPTQEQPRPRKRRWSAPDLLPPTGTTEATGTDKTTDLPHGSKHRKRQ, from the exons ATGAATCCCAGCCCGGACCGCGGCAAAGAGTGCCTCCCCCCCAAGAAGAGGGAGTCCCGGCAGGGCTCGGTTGACCAGCGCCCCCCACTGGACGAGTTCAAACCGCCCGCCGCGCCCCTCAGGACCCGGCCCGCCAGCAGctcagggaggggggaggggggcagggagAGCAGCGACGGGGCTCTGACGAACCCCCACAGTCTGCtaccctctcccccaccccccctcccaccccctgGTATCCCACTCCCCCTGCCATGGCAACTGGCCtaccccccctccatccctcttcccTTCCTCCCAGGCCAGGTAGGAGAAATGAGGGGGTCGGGCTCGCCCTCCTGGAGGGATGATCCTATACCTGCTCCACTCCCCCATCATTCCAGATGGCTCCGAGGTGAAATCCCCGTTCCCCTTCcaccctcctcatcctcttcctccttcaaGAGCCCCTTCCCCGCTGACTCCAGAGAGATGTGGTCCTATTTCAACACAGGCCGAAGGGACTACagctcctctctcttttcccaaTCCCACCAGTTCATCCagccctccctctatccccatgacttctccatgactgAGGGCAGACACAGGTATGTGGGCAAGAGGCCCAATGGGCTGGACGGCCTGGGCAGCAGGACTGCCTCTGCCTCCAGGGTAGTGCCCCCCTCAGGAGAGTACGGGAACGAACCCAGTGGCAGGGCCAGGCTGGGtggcagcctccactgttctcaTGCCAACGGGCGGCGGAGACACCAGGAGGATCCCATGGGGCGTTCCCAGCCGGTTGCAGTTTTCCGAGATTCCCGAGCGCTACCTCCGGAGGGCCCTGACTcacattcctctctgcaggaaaGGGACCCCTGTGGGAAGCCAAAGCCTGGGTCCCTCACCCTGATCCCTAGCAGGCCCCAGCCACATCGGGCAGACCCCCGGGCAGGGAGAGGGGAGCTGCTGGACCCCCTGGGAGGCTCTCCAGCTAAGGCCCAGATCTACTACTCCCTGGGCTCGATGTACTCTACCCTACAGCCCAGCCACCTCAGCCCCCAGGCTCAGCCCTACCCCCTGTACAGCCCCTCAGGCAGCCCTCAGTACGGCCTGCACACCATGAGGAACTCACAACACTCACCCCAGGGGCAGCCCAACAGCCACGgcacagagagcgacagagagagggaacaagagCGAGACAGAGAACGAGACAGAAAACAAGAACAAGACCGGGAGAGAGAACATGAAcgagacagagacaacagggaGAGAGAACATGAACGAGACAGAGACAACCGGGAGAGAGAACATGAAcgagacagagacaacagggagagagacagtgaacGAGACAGAGACAAAATCAGCGGAGACCTTTCCCCTGGGCAGCAGTACTCACGTCCCCGcgcctcccccctccttccccactcggCCGCCTCACCCCctgcccctcaaccccaccacaACCCCCCAGCACTCCTACCTCACTTTGCCAAGGGTTCTCTGATTGAGCTGGCGGGGGGCCGTCTGAAGCGTGTGGAGGAGCTGAGGACGGAGGACTTCCTAAGGAGTGCCAACACCTCCCCGGAGTTCCACCTGAGCACCTGCACCGTTCTGCTCATCGCCCCCAGTGACACACACGGCTTCAACCACCTGCAGGTCCTCCTCACAGACCGCAACACTCAG GAGTTACTAACAGTTCTGGTGGAGTACCCGTTCTTCGTGCGGGACCGCGGCTGGTCTTCCTGCTGTCCCCAGAGAACCTCCCAGCTCTACGGCCTATCCTGCCGCCAACTCAGCGAGGGAGACATCTGCCTTGCCCtcaccccctcacacacacctcgtacacacacacactcacacacacgcacagcccCCCGGGGCCACCGCACACACACTCGGGCCAGGGTGGGGGCCAGCACACACAGGGAGGATatgccccctcctccccctcctcctcctcttcctcatctctcccctgctctcgcccctcctcctctccctccaccccctgcaGACCCCCCCACCCAGGAGCAGCCACGCCCACGCAAGAGGCGATGGTCCGCCCCCGACCTCTTACCCCCTACTGGAACTACGGAAGCTACCGGAACTGACAAGACCACCGATTTACCTCACGGCTCCAAGCATAGGAAGCGGCAGTaa